Proteins co-encoded in one Gracilimonas sediminicola genomic window:
- the infB gene encoding translation initiation factor IF-2 produces the protein MSKRPKPLFKVASEFNVSTQSIVDTLSEDGFDVANRPNFKITPEMYEALDEVYGEDRAKSADHEKAREEYESRRSQMMNQRNDSVTLDNVLEPIEDEVGLEPEDDTEDLEPQDDDSGDELDLEPIEEEDEADEQAEEEAAKKKAEAEAKAKKEEEEAEAKKKEEAEAKKKAEAEAKAKKEEEEAEKAEKKEAEAEAKESEQEEDDEDDEEDEDTESKKSDDDEDEEDEDVIRGSAGKLKGTKVLGKASFTTERKPRKKRKRRKDRKDDSSSSKSDSDNKSKKSRKKRKKKTEIDETDVDKMMRETMKKMQSSKTVGSKRQKRRRERKEEREEELQKQAELEELESDVVETTEFITANELADLLGVGVNDIISVCMSIGLMITINQRLDAGTIELVAEEYGKEVKFIEAEEMDEDLTIPEDDEEDLKPRAPIITVMGHVDHGKTSLLDYIREEKVAAGEAGGITQHVGAYQVVHNDNEITFLDTPGHEAFTAMRSRGAQATDIVILVVAADDSVMPQTIEAINHAKAAGVPIVVAINKIDKEGVNPDKIKTQLSEHDVIVEEYGGKVQYAEVSAHTGQGIEDLLEKVLIEAELLELKANPDRRADGVVLEARLDKGKGIVSNILVQGGTLRVGDPFVAGPCFGRVRAMENDRGKRVKEAGPSTPVQLMGFDEMPQAGDKLIAAEDEKLAKEVANERMQIRREQAMRTTKHMTLDDISRRLALGEVSELNIIIKADVDGSIEALSGSLQKLSTDEVAVNIIHTGAGAISESDVLLASASDAIIIGFQVRPTTSARKLAENEEIDIRLFSVIYDAVDEVRDALEGLLSPEIKEQMMGVVDVRETFKVSKVGTIAGCYVTEGKIERNNPIRLVRDGVVIYDGEIDALKRFKDDVKEVTSGYECGISIQGYNDIKVGDQIESYKITEQKRTLEDSAG, from the coding sequence ATGTCTAAAAGACCCAAACCATTATTTAAAGTAGCATCAGAGTTTAATGTATCTACACAAAGTATTGTGGATACCTTAAGTGAAGATGGTTTTGACGTAGCCAATCGTCCTAACTTCAAAATAACGCCTGAAATGTATGAGGCGCTGGATGAGGTGTATGGCGAAGACCGGGCAAAGAGTGCAGATCACGAAAAAGCCCGTGAAGAATATGAGAGCCGCCGAAGCCAGATGATGAACCAACGCAACGACAGCGTTACTCTGGATAACGTGTTGGAACCTATTGAAGATGAAGTAGGGCTGGAGCCGGAAGACGATACTGAAGACCTTGAGCCACAAGATGATGATAGTGGTGATGAGCTTGATTTAGAGCCTATCGAAGAAGAAGATGAGGCTGATGAGCAGGCCGAAGAAGAAGCAGCTAAGAAAAAAGCTGAAGCAGAAGCTAAGGCGAAGAAAGAGGAAGAAGAAGCAGAGGCTAAGAAGAAAGAAGAAGCTGAAGCTAAGAAAAAAGCTGAGGCAGAGGCTAAAGCCAAGAAAGAGGAAGAAGAGGCTGAGAAAGCTGAGAAGAAAGAAGCCGAAGCAGAAGCTAAAGAATCCGAGCAAGAGGAGGATGATGAAGACGACGAGGAAGATGAAGACACTGAATCCAAGAAGTCTGACGATGATGAGGACGAAGAGGATGAAGATGTCATCCGCGGATCTGCCGGTAAACTAAAAGGAACTAAAGTATTAGGTAAAGCATCTTTCACTACCGAGCGTAAACCTCGTAAGAAGAGAAAGCGTCGTAAAGACCGTAAAGATGATTCTTCAAGCTCAAAATCTGATTCGGATAACAAATCCAAAAAGTCTCGCAAGAAGAGAAAGAAGAAGACAGAAATTGACGAGACTGATGTAGATAAGATGATGCGCGAAACCATGAAGAAGATGCAGTCTTCTAAAACCGTGGGAAGCAAGCGTCAGAAACGTCGTAGAGAGCGTAAAGAAGAACGTGAGGAGGAACTGCAAAAGCAGGCGGAACTCGAGGAGCTCGAATCAGATGTTGTCGAGACTACCGAGTTCATTACAGCTAATGAGCTGGCCGATCTGCTTGGTGTAGGCGTAAACGATATTATTTCGGTATGTATGTCTATCGGGTTGATGATTACCATTAACCAGCGACTGGATGCCGGTACCATCGAATTGGTTGCCGAAGAGTACGGTAAGGAAGTGAAGTTCATCGAAGCAGAAGAGATGGATGAAGACCTGACCATCCCTGAAGATGACGAAGAAGATCTAAAACCACGTGCTCCGATTATTACGGTAATGGGTCACGTTGATCACGGGAAAACATCATTGCTTGATTACATCCGTGAAGAGAAGGTAGCAGCCGGTGAGGCCGGGGGTATTACCCAGCACGTTGGTGCGTATCAGGTAGTACATAATGATAACGAGATTACCTTCCTGGATACTCCGGGTCACGAGGCCTTTACCGCTATGCGTTCTCGTGGTGCACAAGCTACCGATATTGTAATTCTGGTAGTAGCCGCTGATGATTCCGTGATGCCGCAGACTATTGAGGCGATTAATCACGCGAAAGCAGCAGGCGTACCTATCGTTGTAGCCATTAACAAGATTGATAAAGAGGGAGTAAATCCCGATAAAATTAAAACGCAGCTTTCTGAGCACGACGTTATTGTTGAGGAATACGGCGGTAAGGTTCAGTATGCTGAAGTTTCGGCTCATACCGGACAGGGAATTGAAGACCTGCTCGAAAAAGTATTGATTGAAGCCGAACTGCTTGAACTGAAAGCAAACCCTGACCGACGCGCTGATGGTGTTGTACTTGAAGCCCGTCTGGATAAAGGAAAAGGTATTGTATCCAACATCCTTGTTCAGGGTGGTACACTCCGGGTTGGAGATCCGTTTGTAGCCGGTCCTTGCTTTGGGCGTGTACGAGCCATGGAAAATGACCGTGGTAAACGTGTAAAAGAAGCCGGACCATCTACACCGGTACAGCTTATGGGTTTTGATGAAATGCCTCAGGCCGGTGATAAACTGATTGCCGCAGAAGACGAGAAATTAGCTAAAGAAGTAGCTAACGAGCGAATGCAAATCCGCCGTGAGCAAGCCATGCGAACAACCAAGCACATGACGCTGGACGATATTTCACGCCGACTTGCCCTTGGTGAGGTTTCTGAGCTGAATATCATTATCAAAGCCGATGTGGACGGTTCTATTGAGGCTCTTTCAGGTTCACTCCAGAAGTTGAGTACCGATGAAGTAGCGGTTAATATTATTCACACCGGAGCAGGAGCCATTTCTGAATCCGATGTGCTTCTGGCATCTGCATCCGATGCGATTATTATCGGTTTCCAGGTGCGACCTACTACCAGTGCCCGTAAACTGGCTGAGAATGAAGAGATTGACATCCGACTGTTCAGCGTTATTTATGATGCTGTGGATGAAGTTCGTGATGCCCTTGAGGGTCTGTTATCACCTGAGATTAAAGAGCAGATGATGGGTGTTGTTGATGTTCGGGAAACCTTCAAAGTTTCCAAAGTGGGAACCATTGCCGGTTGTTATGTAACCGAAGGCAAGATTGAACGAAATAACCCAATCCGACTTGTTCGCGACGGTGTCGTTATTTATGATGGCGAAATCGATGCTCTCAAGCGTTTCAAAGATGATGTGAAAGAAGTTACTTCCGGCTACGAGTGTGGTATCAGTATCCAGGGATATAACGACATCAAGGTTGGCGATCAGATTGAGAGTTACAAGATTACTGAGCAGAAGCGTACTCTTGAAGATTCTGCCGGATAA
- a CDS encoding bifunctional riboflavin kinase/FAD synthetase, with protein MAELIELKNITREPNTVVTVGTFDGVHQGHRALMEAVVTKARERNARSVVVTFDPHPREIINPGKEGIKLLTTLKERAEILEDLGVDVLLVIPFDRDFSLLSSEEFVRDIIFSKVGVSEFVIGYDHHFGRDRKGTIDTIEKLGEELGFDSYVVSKQEMGEVTISSTVIRNTLAEEGDVKQAAEYLNRHYLLNGIVMHGDERGRTIGYPTANLKPEHENKVIPKNGVYAVKVRVNNEWYGGMMNIGVRPTFGEDERTLEVNIFDFDREIYGDTIQVRFIDRIRDEKKFDGVEVLKAQLGADKQTALQILSD; from the coding sequence ATGGCAGAGTTAATTGAACTGAAAAATATTACCCGTGAGCCCAACACCGTAGTAACCGTCGGTACTTTTGATGGTGTGCATCAGGGGCACCGGGCACTGATGGAAGCGGTGGTTACCAAAGCCCGTGAACGAAATGCTCGTAGTGTGGTGGTGACGTTTGATCCTCATCCGAGAGAGATCATTAATCCGGGAAAAGAAGGAATCAAGCTGCTTACAACGCTCAAAGAAAGAGCGGAGATATTGGAAGATCTCGGCGTGGACGTGTTATTGGTGATTCCGTTTGACCGGGATTTTTCCCTTCTATCATCCGAGGAATTTGTACGTGATATTATTTTCAGCAAAGTAGGCGTATCTGAGTTTGTAATTGGCTATGACCATCATTTTGGCCGCGACCGGAAAGGTACCATCGATACTATAGAGAAGCTGGGGGAGGAGTTAGGTTTTGATTCGTATGTGGTTTCCAAGCAGGAAATGGGAGAGGTAACCATCAGCAGTACCGTAATCCGGAATACCCTGGCTGAGGAAGGCGATGTTAAACAAGCCGCTGAATATTTGAACCGTCATTATTTATTAAACGGAATAGTGATGCACGGGGATGAACGCGGCCGCACCATCGGTTACCCAACGGCCAACCTGAAGCCGGAACATGAGAATAAAGTGATACCGAAAAACGGGGTGTATGCTGTCAAAGTTAGGGTGAACAACGAATGGTATGGCGGTATGATGAACATCGGTGTTCGTCCAACGTTCGGGGAAGACGAGAGAACACTGGAAGTCAATATCTTTGATTTTGACCGGGAAATTTATGGAGATACTATACAGGTGCGGTTCATAGATAGAATTCGGGATGAGAAGAAGTTTGATGGGGTGGAAGTGTTGAAGGCTCAATTGGGAGCGGACAAGCAAACAGCACTGCAAATTTTATCAGACTGA
- the nusA gene encoding transcription termination factor NusA: MQNELSKQIISSFAEIAHEKGIERDMLLSILEDVFRTMIRKKYESDDSFEVILNADRGEIQILHVQEVVPADELTDEVAEITLENAQKVDPDIELYDELAQEIQITDFGRRAVTMARQQLAQRIREIEKDNIYEDYTDRVGEIILGDVYQVRHNKDILVNHNGVELLLPKSEQIYKDRYRKGDTIRAVVTGVHMRNGNPTVIISRTSELFLERLFENEIPEVFDGIIELVRIARAPGDRSKVAVLSHDERVDPVGACVGMKGIRIHAIVRELQNENIDVINFTPDKIDFIKRALQPAEVLKVELNEEAKHANVLVPADEVSKAIGKGGVNIRLASKLAEVEIDVYREVEAEDDIDIDEFEVDFGAEVIQMLHDIGCDTARAVLELDADELVSRTNEEIDPELAEKIMSVIAYEFEDEA; encoded by the coding sequence ATGCAGAACGAATTATCAAAACAGATTATCTCCTCGTTTGCTGAAATTGCACACGAGAAAGGCATTGAGCGTGATATGCTTCTTTCCATTCTGGAAGATGTTTTCCGTACCATGATTCGCAAGAAATATGAGTCGGATGATTCATTTGAGGTAATCCTGAATGCTGATCGGGGAGAGATACAGATCTTACACGTACAGGAGGTTGTTCCTGCCGATGAGCTCACTGATGAAGTTGCTGAAATTACCCTCGAAAATGCCCAAAAAGTAGATCCGGATATTGAGCTATATGACGAACTTGCTCAGGAAATTCAGATTACAGATTTCGGCCGCAGAGCCGTTACAATGGCCCGCCAGCAGTTGGCACAGCGAATCCGCGAGATCGAGAAGGATAATATTTATGAAGACTATACCGATCGCGTTGGGGAAATTATTCTCGGTGATGTGTACCAGGTTCGCCACAATAAAGACATTCTTGTAAATCACAATGGAGTTGAGCTGCTGCTCCCCAAAAGTGAGCAGATTTATAAAGATCGATACCGCAAAGGTGATACGATCCGCGCAGTAGTGACGGGTGTTCACATGCGTAATGGTAACCCGACAGTGATTATCTCAAGGACTTCCGAATTATTCCTGGAGCGATTATTTGAAAACGAAATTCCTGAAGTATTTGACGGCATTATTGAATTGGTGCGAATTGCACGTGCACCGGGCGATCGTTCTAAAGTTGCTGTTCTCTCACATGATGAGCGCGTTGACCCGGTTGGCGCCTGTGTAGGGATGAAAGGAATTCGTATTCATGCAATTGTGCGTGAATTACAGAACGAAAATATTGACGTGATCAACTTCACCCCGGATAAGATTGACTTCATAAAACGTGCACTTCAGCCGGCAGAAGTATTGAAGGTTGAACTGAACGAAGAAGCCAAACACGCCAATGTACTGGTTCCGGCCGATGAAGTATCAAAAGCCATTGGTAAGGGAGGGGTTAACATCCGCCTTGCTTCCAAGCTGGCTGAGGTCGAAATCGATGTATATCGTGAAGTTGAAGCCGAAGATGATATCGATATCGACGAGTTTGAAGTTGATTTCGGAGCAGAAGTAATCCAGATGCTTCATGATATCGGCTGCGACACTGCACGCGCAGTACTGGAGTTAGATGCAGATGAATTAGTAAGCAGAACGAACGAAGAAATAGATCCCGAGCTTGCTGAGAAGATTATGAGTGTAATTGCCTATGAATTCGAAGACGAGGCTTAA
- a CDS encoding amidohydrolase family protein → MKKTIATIALLLFTTLFNSVISQTSSGESFAITNATIIDVERSQQIENRTILIENGIIKSILHSDSVSLEWIERIVDVNGSYIIPGLIDSHVHLFRPKNRNDILSELLYSGVTAVRDMGGDARMYQSLNQEISKGNLMGPDIYYSANVFGPTFLKDPRTKFAALGFEPGSAPWMRLITEETDLTRVVIDAKEAGVTGLKVYSNVNPELLLKLSEIARENGLKMWSHSSVFPSRPSDAVKAQVDVLSHSVGMIFELEENMPASFNEAIRESVPLQDFKNTDAIASEFLSLFEEMKSRNVIFEPTLSAWETQERTQVSEISSQNQKENPTKHLSGAAERLDPKALNDWAYRITKTAYQNGVTIAAGTDFNLSIKWVQDEIILLTESGLSNIDAIKAATLNNAKAIGIEHTHGSIAVGKTANLVVLSGNPLENIEHIRTVVSVFKNGKEYKKTQ, encoded by the coding sequence ATGAAAAAGACAATAGCTACTATAGCACTTTTACTTTTTACTACTCTTTTTAATAGCGTGATTTCTCAAACAAGTTCAGGGGAATCTTTTGCGATAACGAATGCCACAATAATTGATGTTGAGCGTTCTCAACAAATTGAAAACAGAACCATACTTATTGAGAATGGCATAATTAAATCAATTCTGCATAGTGATTCTGTGAGTTTAGAATGGATTGAACGCATAGTTGACGTAAATGGAAGCTACATCATCCCGGGGTTAATTGATTCCCATGTTCACCTTTTCAGACCAAAGAATCGCAATGACATTTTATCGGAATTGCTTTACTCAGGAGTTACTGCTGTGCGTGATATGGGTGGTGATGCAAGAATGTACCAATCTCTGAATCAGGAAATCAGCAAGGGAAATCTAATGGGTCCTGATATATACTACTCAGCAAATGTATTTGGCCCAACTTTCTTAAAAGATCCCAGAACCAAATTCGCTGCACTGGGTTTTGAGCCGGGTTCAGCTCCCTGGATGCGGCTGATTACTGAAGAAACTGATTTAACAAGAGTAGTTATCGACGCCAAGGAAGCCGGGGTAACCGGGCTGAAGGTCTATTCAAATGTTAATCCTGAATTATTATTAAAGCTAAGTGAAATTGCCCGCGAAAACGGGTTAAAAATGTGGAGTCATTCCAGCGTATTTCCCAGCCGGCCTTCTGATGCTGTCAAAGCTCAAGTGGATGTATTATCCCATAGTGTAGGAATGATTTTTGAATTGGAAGAGAATATGCCTGCCTCCTTCAATGAGGCCATTCGTGAATCTGTTCCACTTCAAGACTTTAAAAACACCGATGCTATAGCGTCAGAGTTCTTGTCCTTGTTTGAAGAAATGAAATCAAGAAACGTGATCTTTGAGCCAACACTTTCAGCCTGGGAAACGCAAGAACGTACTCAGGTGTCTGAAATCAGTTCACAAAATCAAAAAGAGAATCCGACTAAACATCTGTCAGGTGCAGCAGAAAGGCTCGACCCGAAAGCTCTGAACGATTGGGCATACAGAATTACAAAAACAGCTTATCAAAATGGAGTTACAATAGCGGCAGGCACCGATTTCAACCTAAGTATCAAATGGGTACAGGACGAAATCATCCTGCTTACAGAATCCGGCTTGTCAAATATAGATGCAATTAAAGCTGCAACGTTGAATAATGCTAAGGCCATCGGAATTGAGCATACTCATGGCTCTATAGCCGTTGGAAAGACAGCTAACCTTGTTGTTCTATCTGGTAACCCCTTAGAAAACATCGAACATATCAGAACCGTGGTCTCCGTATTTAAAAACGGCAAAGAATATAAAAAGACTCAATAA
- the rbfA gene encoding 30S ribosome-binding factor RbfA: MGFRPERLAAVIKRDLGQIIQRSYQPSGTFVTVTNVVMTDDLSIAKVYLSVFSPGRDDKPVYEFIDEHIDQIRYDLASKIKNQVRKIPELHFYEDDTAEYVNKMEQLLKKVDIPEEDPDSPSED; encoded by the coding sequence ATGGGTTTCAGACCAGAACGATTGGCGGCGGTTATTAAACGTGACCTCGGCCAAATTATACAGCGATCTTACCAGCCAAGCGGAACATTTGTGACCGTAACCAATGTGGTTATGACCGATGATCTTTCCATTGCGAAGGTCTATTTAAGTGTGTTCTCACCCGGCCGCGATGACAAACCGGTTTATGAATTTATTGACGAGCACATAGATCAGATTCGATACGATCTGGCTTCAAAAATTAAGAACCAGGTTCGGAAGATCCCTGAGCTCCATTTCTACGAAGACGATACTGCTGAGTATGTCAATAAAATGGAGCAGCTGCTTAAAAAGGTAGACATACCTGAAGAAGACCCTGACTCACCCTCCGAAGACTAA
- the coaE gene encoding dephospho-CoA kinase (Dephospho-CoA kinase (CoaE) performs the final step in coenzyme A biosynthesis.): protein MIKAGITGGIGSGKTTFCKEWEKLGAFVLYADDFAKQLMQEDEELQHKIKQVFGNESYDANGNLNRPYLAQEAFQKGRVEELNNLVHPVLWDRAAELAKEKEREGVEVFTKEAAILLSKGRPEDLDYVIIVMANEDERIERTLERDHATELEIRNRMDKQPDFESLTHLADFVVLNNGSEDELKDKAVQILEEIKSVG, encoded by the coding sequence ATGATTAAAGCAGGCATAACCGGAGGCATAGGATCAGGAAAAACTACTTTTTGCAAGGAATGGGAAAAGCTCGGGGCTTTTGTACTGTATGCGGATGATTTTGCCAAACAGCTGATGCAGGAGGATGAGGAACTTCAGCATAAAATAAAACAAGTTTTTGGGAATGAATCATATGATGCCAACGGAAACTTGAATCGCCCATATCTTGCTCAGGAAGCATTTCAAAAGGGAAGGGTTGAGGAATTGAATAACTTGGTTCACCCTGTATTGTGGGACCGTGCCGCCGAACTGGCCAAAGAAAAAGAGCGCGAAGGTGTGGAGGTATTCACCAAAGAAGCAGCTATACTTCTCTCCAAAGGCCGGCCCGAGGATTTGGATTATGTGATCATCGTAATGGCTAATGAGGACGAAAGAATAGAGCGGACTTTGGAGCGTGATCATGCAACGGAACTGGAGATCAGAAACCGTATGGATAAACAACCTGATTTTGAATCATTGACGCACCTTGCTGATTTTGTGGTTCTCAATAACGGTTCTGAAGATGAGTTGAAAGATAAGGCGGTACAAATTTTGGAAGAGATTAAATCGGTTGGCTGA
- a CDS encoding DinB family protein — protein MRLLITILFLSLSSTAFSQQYIVDELASDMERSKAMSLSYIEAMPADKYSFRPNEDVRTFAEQYLHLAQGLIGLSSNGTGAAGIFPGENLEATKAYHTKAEVQRIVTESYDFAIKSINEMDADKLTEIVQRGQFEVTRRGWIHKALEHNTHHKGQTTIYLRMNGITPPQYQLF, from the coding sequence ATGCGATTACTGATCACTATTCTTTTTTTAAGCCTTTCCTCCACAGCTTTTTCCCAGCAGTATATTGTTGATGAACTTGCCTCAGATATGGAAAGAAGTAAAGCCATGTCTCTTTCCTATATTGAAGCGATGCCTGCTGATAAATACAGTTTCAGACCTAATGAGGACGTCCGCACTTTTGCAGAGCAATACTTACACCTCGCTCAGGGACTTATCGGACTTTCATCAAATGGAACAGGTGCTGCGGGAATCTTTCCGGGAGAGAATCTGGAAGCAACAAAAGCCTATCATACCAAAGCCGAAGTTCAACGAATAGTTACCGAGAGCTATGATTTTGCTATAAAAAGTATCAATGAAATGGATGCCGATAAGTTAACGGAGATCGTACAAAGAGGGCAATTTGAAGTAACCAGGAGAGGGTGGATTCACAAAGCGCTGGAGCATAACACGCATCACAAAGGGCAAACAACTATTTATTTAAGAATGAACGGGATTACGCCACCACAGTACCAGTTATTTTAA
- a CDS encoding DUF192 domain-containing protein: MKYSLSSLLFCTIFCSLFVLSCSQKDPNKKKEIPNQGRQLDLVEEVTFLTPEGEAISTVKVALADEPEERNQGLMDVTEMAPDAGMLFIFPNEAPRSFYMANTPLPLDIIFVNADSTIVRIHHNTTPFNSEQLPSEKPARFVVETNGGYCVSNDIQEGMRIRF; this comes from the coding sequence ATGAAGTACTCATTGTCTTCCCTTTTGTTTTGCACCATATTTTGCTCGCTATTTGTGCTTTCCTGCTCCCAAAAAGATCCCAACAAGAAGAAAGAAATTCCTAATCAGGGAAGGCAATTGGATTTAGTGGAAGAGGTTACTTTTCTCACCCCCGAGGGTGAAGCGATTTCTACGGTGAAAGTAGCTTTGGCAGATGAACCCGAAGAACGAAATCAAGGGCTGATGGACGTCACCGAAATGGCTCCAGATGCCGGCATGCTTTTCATTTTCCCCAATGAAGCACCTCGAAGTTTCTATATGGCAAACACCCCTCTTCCGCTCGATATCATTTTTGTGAATGCCGACAGCACCATTGTGAGAATTCATCACAACACCACCCCTTTTAACAGTGAACAGCTGCCTTCCGAAAAGCCTGCCAGGTTTGTGGTTGAGACCAATGGAGGGTATTGTGTTTCCAATGATATTCAGGAAGGAATGCGAATTCGGTTCTAA
- the rimP gene encoding ribosome maturation factor RimP → MQIDITQNIIDLAAPLAEEHDLFVVDVELKTHSGQTEVWVLLDTEKGGVNIDHCSEISRELGFLIEAHELFDKKYRLNVSSPGLSRPLSDLRQYKKNEGRVATIKFKNTDGEYKKIEGVITGIEDQVVAITDEEEVETQIPFDNIVETKIIPVI, encoded by the coding sequence ATGCAAATAGATATCACCCAAAATATTATAGACTTAGCGGCTCCTCTTGCCGAGGAACACGACTTGTTTGTGGTGGATGTGGAATTAAAAACACATTCCGGTCAAACCGAAGTATGGGTTCTTTTAGACACTGAGAAAGGCGGAGTGAATATAGATCATTGCTCTGAAATTAGCCGAGAACTCGGATTTTTGATAGAAGCGCATGAGCTTTTTGATAAAAAATATCGGCTGAATGTTTCATCTCCGGGATTGAGTCGCCCACTGAGTGATCTCCGGCAATACAAAAAAAATGAAGGTCGGGTGGCTACTATCAAATTTAAAAATACAGACGGTGAGTATAAAAAAATTGAAGGAGTCATCACCGGCATTGAAGACCAAGTGGTGGCTATAACGGATGAAGAAGAAGTAGAAACTCAGATCCCGTTCGACAACATCGTTGAAACCAAAATAATCCCCGTAATTTAA
- the fbp gene encoding class 1 fructose-bisphosphatase: protein MVSTKESRLVTLEEYIIQSQNRFPGATGELSQLLRDIGLAAKIISREVNKAGITNILGYDGSTNVHGESVKKLDLFADQQLISALDRSLITCMVISEENDGVVKLGSKGGKYIVYLDPLDGSSNIDVNVSIGSIFSVYMREPRFDPAVREEDALQAGVRQVAAGYVLYGSSTILAYTTGLGVSIFTLDPSIGEFILSDRGIKMPEHGAIYSINEGSYNSWDEGLKKYIKYCQEEDSETNRPYSARYIGSMVADIHRTLIKGGIFIYPHSKRYPKGKLRLMYECNPLSFIIEQAGGMATDGQTRIMELQPKAIHEQTPIYIGSKKNVQTVMEFLEEHATVEQ from the coding sequence ATGGTGAGTACAAAAGAATCCAGACTGGTAACCTTAGAAGAGTACATTATCCAATCTCAGAACAGGTTTCCGGGTGCAACAGGAGAACTTTCACAATTATTAAGGGATATTGGTCTGGCCGCAAAGATTATTTCCCGCGAAGTGAATAAAGCCGGTATTACCAACATCCTTGGCTACGACGGGTCCACCAATGTTCATGGAGAATCGGTTAAAAAGCTGGATCTTTTTGCTGACCAACAGCTTATCTCTGCCCTCGATCGCTCACTGATCACGTGCATGGTGATTTCTGAAGAAAATGACGGCGTCGTGAAACTGGGCAGCAAAGGCGGGAAATATATTGTATATCTCGATCCCCTTGACGGCTCCTCCAACATTGATGTGAACGTGTCGATAGGGAGTATTTTTTCAGTATATATGCGGGAGCCTCGATTTGATCCGGCTGTTCGGGAAGAAGATGCCTTACAGGCCGGTGTACGTCAGGTAGCGGCAGGCTATGTGCTTTACGGTTCCAGTACCATTCTGGCTTACACAACAGGATTGGGAGTATCGATTTTTACCTTAGACCCAAGCATCGGTGAATTTATATTGAGTGATCGTGGAATTAAAATGCCGGAACATGGGGCTATTTACAGCATCAATGAGGGAAGCTATAATTCCTGGGATGAAGGTCTTAAAAAATACATCAAATATTGCCAGGAGGAAGATTCGGAAACCAATCGCCCGTATTCGGCCCGATACATCGGCTCTATGGTGGCTGATATCCACCGAACGCTGATAAAGGGCGGGATTTTTATCTATCCACACAGTAAAAGATACCCTAAGGGTAAACTGCGGCTTATGTATGAGTGTAACCCGCTAAGTTTTATTATTGAACAGGCCGGCGGTATGGCCACGGATGGACAAACGCGGATCATGGAATTACAGCCCAAAGCTATTCATGAGCAAACTCCAATTTACATCGGCTCAAAAAAGAATGTACAAACCGTGATGGAATTCCTGGAAGAGCACGCAACTGTTGAACAGTAG
- the truB gene encoding tRNA pseudouridine(55) synthase TruB, translating into MARALPLDEIPVFGKNNLPDKDTNLSDGAIFLIDKPLEWSSFDVVKFLRKRIRVKKVGHAGTLDPLATGMLILCCGKATKSISMIQDLPKVYTGEITFGKSTTTYDAEGEVTEEASWEHITKEKIVDVLGKEFTGTVEQIPPMYSALKYGGKKLYELARKGEEVVRLPRQVTFHEHEILNFEPPRLTLKIKCSKGTYIRSLARDLGEALDSKAYLSGLERTAIGDFLVDDALTPHEMGDQLKEIWQS; encoded by the coding sequence ATGGCCCGAGCTCTTCCTTTGGATGAAATTCCGGTTTTCGGTAAAAATAATTTACCGGATAAGGATACTAATTTATCTGACGGAGCTATTTTCCTGATCGATAAGCCCCTTGAGTGGTCCAGTTTTGATGTGGTCAAGTTCCTGCGAAAACGCATCCGTGTAAAAAAAGTAGGGCATGCAGGTACGCTGGATCCTCTGGCAACAGGAATGCTGATTTTGTGTTGCGGAAAGGCGACCAAATCCATTTCTATGATTCAGGATTTGCCTAAAGTATATACAGGTGAAATCACCTTTGGTAAATCTACAACTACCTATGATGCAGAGGGAGAAGTGACCGAAGAAGCGAGCTGGGAACACATCACCAAAGAAAAGATTGTTGACGTTCTTGGTAAAGAATTCACCGGCACGGTAGAGCAAATTCCGCCGATGTATTCAGCTCTTAAATATGGCGGCAAGAAGCTGTATGAGTTAGCCCGAAAAGGAGAAGAAGTGGTTCGGCTGCCACGGCAGGTTACTTTTCATGAACATGAGATCCTCAACTTTGAACCGCCCAGGCTTACCTTGAAAATTAAGTGCAGCAAAGGAACCTATATCCGGTCTTTGGCACGAGATCTGGGAGAGGCTCTTGACTCAAAAGCATATCTGAGTGGGCTGGAACGAACGGCCATCGGAGATTTTTTAGTGGACGATGCGCTAACGCCTCATGAAATGGGAGATCAATTAAAAGAGATATGGCAGAGTTAA